One Yimella lutea DNA window includes the following coding sequences:
- a CDS encoding PLP-dependent cysteine synthase family protein: protein MPATFDVTQCCDDERAWVSWAIRQVEADANRSADTHLIPLHLPHGFGVDIYLKDESTHPTGSLKHRLARSLFMYALCNGWIRQGSVVVEASSGSTAVSEAYFARLLGLPFVAVMPGTTSRRKIELIERYGGTCDFVDTGAQVYERAQQIADETGGHYLDQFTYAERATDWRGNNNIAESIFDQMEREPHPVPSWIVVGAGTGGTSATIGRYLRYQGHDTKLCVVDPENSVFFDGWVDHDAGRTICGGSRIEGIGRPRTEPSFAPGVVDRMIKVPDAASIAAVHLLREHTGLFAGGSTGTNLVGTLRLACEMQARGERGSIVTLLCDGGGRYEQTYYDSTWLRDNGIDMDVYREKLIGAFRRREWADLDAVVAADAGDSSGTSPTPSRSVQ from the coding sequence ATGCCGGCAACCTTCGACGTCACACAGTGCTGCGACGACGAACGTGCCTGGGTCTCCTGGGCGATCCGCCAGGTGGAGGCCGACGCCAACCGTTCCGCGGACACCCACCTCATCCCGTTGCACCTGCCCCACGGGTTCGGTGTCGACATCTACCTCAAGGACGAATCGACCCACCCCACCGGAAGCCTCAAGCATCGTCTGGCCCGCAGCCTGTTCATGTACGCCTTGTGCAACGGCTGGATCCGTCAGGGGTCCGTGGTGGTCGAGGCGAGCAGCGGGTCGACCGCGGTCAGTGAGGCGTACTTCGCCCGTCTGCTCGGTCTGCCGTTCGTCGCGGTGATGCCGGGCACGACCAGTCGGCGCAAAATCGAACTCATCGAGCGGTACGGCGGCACCTGCGACTTCGTCGACACCGGCGCGCAGGTGTACGAGCGCGCGCAGCAGATCGCCGACGAGACCGGCGGTCACTATCTGGATCAGTTCACGTACGCCGAGCGAGCCACCGACTGGCGGGGCAACAACAACATCGCCGAGTCGATCTTCGACCAGATGGAGCGCGAGCCCCATCCCGTCCCCAGTTGGATCGTGGTCGGTGCCGGCACCGGCGGCACGAGCGCGACGATCGGTCGCTACCTGCGCTACCAGGGGCACGACACCAAGCTGTGTGTCGTCGACCCCGAGAACTCCGTCTTCTTCGACGGCTGGGTCGACCACGACGCCGGCCGCACGATCTGCGGCGGGTCACGCATCGAGGGCATCGGACGCCCGCGCACCGAACCGTCGTTCGCGCCGGGCGTGGTCGACCGGATGATCAAGGTGCCGGACGCTGCGTCCATCGCGGCCGTGCACCTGTTGCGTGAGCACACCGGACTGTTCGCCGGCGGTTCGACGGGCACCAACCTCGTCGGCACGCTGCGACTGGCCTGCGAGATGCAGGCGCGCGGGGAGAGAGGCAGCATCGTCACCCTGCTGTGTGACGGCGGCGGCCGCTACGAACAGACCTACTACGACTCGACCTGGTTGCGGGACAACGGGATCGACATGGATGTCTACCGGGAGAAGCTCATCGGTGCGTTCCGTCGCCGGGAGTGGGCAGACCTGGATGCGGTCGTCGCCGCAGATGCGGGAGACTCGTCCGGAACGAGTCCGACCCCGTCAAGGAGTGTGCAGTGA
- a CDS encoding L-threonylcarbamoyladenylate synthase has product MSPVFDLATEQGRSEGIAKAVEAARMGQCVVLPTDTVYGIGTDAFSASGVDALLNAKGRGREMPPPVLIADPAAVDGLATAVPSYARRLIEAFWPGGLTLVLRAQPSLAWDLGDTNGTVALRIPDDEFAKDLLSQVGPMAVSSANRTGQPTITTIAEAGFAFGPSVEVYLDAGTREGGTPSTILDCTKADPELLREGAISAEQLREVLGSVELVDPNAGFSEEPDPSVDPETGERIPEHTDDRPIDLAKHDDDAEREQSEDLRELPDDRPQDPTTR; this is encoded by the coding sequence GTGAGTCCGGTCTTCGACCTCGCCACCGAGCAAGGCCGCAGCGAAGGCATCGCGAAAGCTGTCGAGGCAGCCCGCATGGGCCAGTGCGTCGTGCTGCCGACCGACACCGTCTACGGCATCGGCACGGACGCGTTCAGTGCGTCCGGCGTCGACGCGTTGCTGAACGCCAAAGGACGCGGACGCGAGATGCCTCCGCCGGTGCTTATCGCCGACCCGGCCGCGGTCGACGGCCTCGCCACCGCCGTCCCGTCGTACGCACGCCGGCTGATCGAAGCCTTCTGGCCCGGCGGACTCACGCTCGTCTTGCGTGCCCAGCCGTCCCTCGCCTGGGACCTCGGTGACACCAACGGCACTGTGGCACTTCGAATCCCGGACGACGAGTTCGCCAAGGACCTTCTTTCGCAGGTAGGGCCGATGGCCGTCAGCTCCGCCAATCGCACCGGTCAGCCGACGATCACCACCATCGCCGAGGCCGGGTTCGCGTTCGGCCCGTCCGTCGAGGTCTACCTGGACGCGGGCACGCGCGAGGGCGGCACACCGTCGACGATTCTCGACTGCACCAAGGCCGACCCCGAGTTGCTGCGCGAAGGAGCGATCAGCGCGGAGCAGTTGCGCGAGGTGCTCGGTTCGGTCGAGCTGGTCGACCCGAACGCCGGCTTCAGCGAGGAGCCCGACCCGTCGGTCGACCCCGAGACCGGCGAGCGCATACCGGAGCACACCGACGATCGTCCGATCGACCTCGCCAAGCACGACGACGACGCAGAACGTGAGCAATCCGAAGATCTCCGAGAACTCCCTGACGACCGTCCGCAAGACCCGACCACGAGGTGA
- the glyA gene encoding serine hydroxymethyltransferase, whose amino-acid sequence MTTPFYGPDYDALEQFDPEIADVLVAEVDRIRSGLQLIASENLSSPAVITALGSTLTNKYAEGYPGRRYYGGCSVVDRAENLAIERAKELFGAEHANVQPHSGASANQAVYGAFMQPGDTILGMALPMGGHLTHGTKVSFSGKWFNAVHYGVDKETEDIDYAEVERLAKEHKPKVILAGGSAIPRLIDFEFFRGLADEIGAIFWVDAAHFIGLVAGKAIPSPVPYADVVTFTTHKVLRGPRSGALVCKEEHAKALDKAVFPMMQGGPQMHTIAAKAVNFKECATPEYAQYAKDVIANAQQLATSLGEKGIRPTTGGTDTHLSLHDLQGVGVTGADAEKRADAAGIVLNKNAIPFDPQKPNIASGIRVGTPSVTTQGMGVEEMKVIAELIHKAITEGDGNPESAISEEVRGGVEDLCKRFPAYPRS is encoded by the coding sequence ATGACCACGCCCTTCTACGGCCCCGACTACGACGCGCTCGAACAGTTCGACCCCGAGATCGCCGACGTGCTGGTGGCCGAGGTCGACCGCATCCGCAGCGGCCTGCAGTTGATCGCCAGTGAGAACCTCTCCAGCCCGGCCGTCATCACGGCGCTGGGATCGACGCTCACCAACAAGTACGCCGAGGGATACCCCGGACGTCGCTACTACGGTGGCTGCTCGGTGGTCGACCGCGCCGAGAACCTCGCGATCGAGCGTGCCAAGGAGCTGTTCGGGGCCGAGCACGCGAACGTGCAGCCGCACTCCGGCGCGAGCGCCAACCAGGCCGTCTACGGGGCGTTCATGCAGCCGGGCGACACGATCCTGGGCATGGCGCTGCCGATGGGTGGCCACCTGACCCACGGCACCAAGGTCAGCTTCTCCGGCAAGTGGTTCAACGCCGTCCACTACGGCGTCGACAAGGAGACCGAGGACATCGACTACGCCGAGGTCGAGCGCCTCGCCAAGGAGCACAAGCCGAAGGTCATCCTGGCCGGCGGCTCCGCGATCCCGCGGTTGATCGACTTCGAGTTCTTCCGGGGGCTCGCCGACGAGATCGGTGCGATCTTCTGGGTCGACGCCGCGCACTTCATCGGACTGGTCGCCGGTAAGGCGATCCCGAGCCCGGTGCCCTACGCCGACGTCGTCACCTTCACCACGCACAAGGTGCTGCGTGGGCCGCGCTCCGGTGCGCTGGTCTGCAAGGAGGAGCACGCGAAGGCACTCGACAAGGCCGTGTTCCCGATGATGCAGGGCGGCCCGCAGATGCACACGATCGCGGCGAAGGCGGTCAACTTCAAGGAGTGCGCGACCCCGGAGTACGCGCAGTACGCGAAGGACGTCATCGCCAACGCCCAGCAACTGGCGACCTCGTTGGGGGAGAAGGGCATTCGCCCGACCACCGGGGGCACCGACACCCACCTGTCGCTGCACGACCTGCAAGGTGTGGGCGTCACCGGAGCCGACGCCGAGAAGCGTGCGGACGCAGCCGGCATCGTGCTCAACAAGAACGCGATCCCCTTCGACCCGCAGAAGCCGAACATCGCGTCCGGCATCCGCGTCGGCACGCCGTCGGTCACCACCCAGGGCATGGGCGTGGAGGAGATGAAGGTCATCGCCGAGCTCATTCACAAGGCGATCACCGAGGGCGACGGCAACCCCGAGAGCGCGATCTCCGAAGAGGTGCGCGGCGGCGTCGAGGACCTCTGCAAGCGCTTCCCGGCTTACCCTCGTAGCTGA
- a CDS encoding glycosyltransferase family 4 protein — protein sequence MREYLLICVVAAAITFLATPAIRWAAVRFGAVTPVRGRDVHSIPVPRLGGVAMLVGFLAAAAVASQLPYLSGLYDEGELYGVLIGAVLITALGAVDDFIEIDAITKFAGQMIAAGVMAFAGIQLYLVPYGGAQTILPQPVMLALTIFVVIATTNAVNFADGLDGLAAGMVAIAAAAFFIWAYSSLPPELNVESVFSTSAFLSAAVVGCCLGFLPHNFHPAKLFMGDAGALLLGLLLAAATISFTGNFDPSIAPQRSSALVAFWLPIALPLSILAVPILDVLLAIRRRGLKFWKPDAKHLHHKMLGIGHPHRQAVLLFYAWSMVVSGGALLFAFVQAEYAAVFLVVGLLVCLALTLGLPKLGRRRSL from the coding sequence GTGCGTGAATATCTGCTGATCTGTGTGGTTGCTGCGGCCATCACGTTCCTGGCGACCCCGGCGATCCGGTGGGCGGCAGTTCGTTTCGGTGCGGTCACCCCGGTGCGGGGACGCGACGTGCACTCGATCCCGGTGCCCAGGCTGGGCGGTGTAGCCATGCTCGTCGGCTTTCTCGCCGCAGCCGCGGTTGCGTCCCAATTGCCCTATCTGTCAGGGCTTTACGATGAAGGCGAACTGTACGGCGTGCTCATCGGCGCGGTGCTCATCACCGCGCTCGGGGCGGTCGATGACTTCATCGAGATCGACGCGATCACCAAGTTCGCCGGGCAGATGATCGCCGCGGGGGTGATGGCGTTCGCCGGCATCCAGCTCTATCTCGTGCCGTACGGCGGCGCGCAGACGATCCTGCCGCAGCCGGTGATGCTCGCCCTCACGATCTTCGTGGTCATCGCGACGACGAACGCGGTCAACTTCGCCGACGGCCTGGACGGGCTCGCCGCAGGAATGGTCGCGATCGCGGCAGCCGCCTTCTTCATCTGGGCCTATTCATCCCTGCCGCCGGAACTCAATGTGGAATCGGTGTTCTCCACCTCGGCGTTCCTGTCGGCGGCCGTGGTCGGGTGCTGCCTGGGCTTCCTGCCGCACAACTTCCACCCGGCGAAGCTGTTCATGGGTGACGCGGGCGCGCTGTTGCTGGGTCTGCTGCTCGCGGCCGCCACGATCTCCTTCACCGGCAATTTCGACCCGAGCATCGCGCCGCAGCGCAGTTCGGCGCTGGTGGCCTTCTGGCTACCGATCGCGTTGCCGTTGTCGATCCTCGCGGTGCCGATCCTGGACGTCCTGCTCGCCATCCGCCGCCGCGGGTTGAAGTTCTGGAAGCCGGACGCCAAGCACCTGCACCACAAGATGCTCGGCATCGGTCACCCACACCGGCAGGCAGTGCTGCTGTTCTACGCGTGGTCGATGGTGGTGAGCGGGGGAGCGTTGCTGTTCGCGTTCGTGCAGGCCGAGTACGCCGCAGTGTTCCTGGTCGTCGGCCTGCTCGTGTGCCTGGCGCTCACCCTGGGGCTGCCGAAATTGGGCCGTAGGAGGTCCTTGTGA
- a CDS encoding AtpZ/AtpI family protein, with product MSSSRITRPTHAKSDQLASNVTAILISGPLLYTAVGWFADRWLDTKPWLTLLGLLLGMALSMYLVWIRYGNPGNSPGDADSSAAPKTPEGDA from the coding sequence ATGAGTTCCTCCCGCATCACGCGTCCGACCCATGCGAAATCCGATCAGCTCGCGTCCAACGTCACCGCGATCCTGATTTCCGGGCCGTTGCTCTATACCGCCGTGGGATGGTTCGCCGACCGCTGGCTCGACACGAAGCCGTGGTTGACGCTGCTCGGACTGCTGCTGGGGATGGCCCTGTCGATGTACCTGGTGTGGATCCGATACGGTAACCCCGGTAACAGTCCGGGTGACGCCGACAGCTCCGCAGCCCCCAAGACCCCTGAAGGTGACGCGTGA
- the atpB gene encoding F0F1 ATP synthase subunit A, with protein MSLTALSVPTAVSAEGGFPPKPEDFWQPLVKFGTVDLGGYEFTLAITRPMIVMLVATALLLWWLLATTRKASVVPGKGQYLTEQVYHAIRGGVAEDSIGSKDFMRFVPLLFSLFVFILLNNWMGIIPPFQNPTMARVGFPIALTLFVYVVYHYVGIKKHGGFGKYIKWMIPPGVPGWLLPLIVPLELLTFFITRPVTLSLRLFGNMFAGHMLLVVFILGGWELFNQDAIGLKFVAIPAWIMAAIMTAFEALVQFLQAYVFVLLAASYIGGALADDH; from the coding sequence GTGAGCCTCACCGCGCTGAGCGTGCCGACAGCTGTGTCGGCCGAAGGCGGATTCCCCCCGAAGCCCGAGGACTTCTGGCAGCCGCTGGTCAAGTTCGGCACCGTCGACCTGGGCGGATACGAGTTCACCCTCGCCATCACCCGTCCGATGATCGTGATGCTGGTGGCGACCGCACTGCTGCTCTGGTGGCTGCTGGCCACCACCCGTAAGGCGTCCGTCGTCCCAGGCAAGGGGCAGTACCTCACCGAGCAGGTCTACCACGCGATCCGCGGCGGCGTCGCCGAGGACTCGATCGGGTCCAAGGACTTCATGCGGTTCGTCCCGCTGCTGTTCAGCCTGTTCGTCTTCATCCTGCTGAACAACTGGATGGGCATCATCCCGCCGTTCCAGAACCCCACGATGGCCCGCGTCGGCTTCCCGATCGCGCTGACGCTGTTCGTCTACGTCGTCTACCACTACGTCGGCATCAAGAAGCACGGCGGATTCGGCAAGTACATCAAGTGGATGATCCCGCCGGGCGTTCCGGGCTGGCTGCTTCCGCTGATCGTGCCGCTGGAGCTGCTCACGTTCTTCATCACCCGCCCGGTGACGCTCTCCCTGCGTCTGTTCGGCAACATGTTCGCCGGACACATGCTGCTCGTGGTGTTCATCCTCGGCGGCTGGGAACTGTTCAACCAGGATGCGATCGGGCTGAAGTTCGTCGCGATCCCCGCCTGGATCATGGCAGCGATCATGACCGCGTTCGAGGCCCTGGTGCAGTTCCTGCAGGCGTACGTCTTCGTCCTTCTGGCCGCCTCGTACATCGGTGGCGCCCTCGCGGACGACCACTGA
- a CDS encoding ATP synthase F0 subunit C: MTGELSGNLSTIGYGLAAIGPAIAIGLIFAAYISGVARNPESGNLLRPIAILGFALAEALAIFGLVLFFL, encoded by the coding sequence ATGACTGGTGAACTCAGCGGAAACCTCAGCACCATCGGCTACGGCCTGGCCGCCATCGGCCCGGCGATCGCCATCGGTCTGATCTTCGCCGCCTACATCTCCGGCGTTGCCCGTAACCCGGAGAGCGGCAACCTGTTGCGCCCGATCGCTATCCTCGGCTTCGCGCTGGCTGAGGCCCTTGCCATCTTCGGTCTGGTCCTCTTCTTCCTGTAA